GGGGGCTTAACGGCTTCCTGGAAAGCCCACTCTTGCAGGAGGATAAGTGTTTTGGAGAGTTGTGCATGAGAGCGAGCGCCTCAGTGTTACTCTTTCTTGTTCAGGATCAGTCCGAAAGCAACACAAGTGTTGGCCACCCctgttctcccttctccctctgtcCACTGGCCTGCAATGATAAAAGACATGCAGACCAATGGGAAAGGCCCCAAATGCAGTGAGTGGAGAATGGGACATTCATTTTTCAGGaggagaatttaaaaatagagatgtataatacatatttttacaagCAAGAAGCTGTTATTAAGACTTTTTTTACACTTAGAGTTTATAGTTTTGGGGCAGGAAGGAAGtaactgtaaaaagaaaaacaagtgcaagttttctttaaaaaaataataggctGATAGGACTTGCTATTGAAGGGGTTGAGTTTTATGCCCTGGAAAGGGCTGGGAAAAAGCCAGTTTTTCCCAACATGGGTAGAAATTATAAAGCAGATTGTGGCATTTTCACTTCATGGTAGCAGTTCTGGAAGTTTATTTACACAGTAAGTTCCGAGCTAGAAGTAGACAGTCTCCAGTCTTCCTGTCAGACTCTGTAGTTATGGGGTGTTCCCAGTCAGCCAAAGCAGCACCAAGTGCAGTGGGAATGAAGAGAACCCAGATAAAAAACTGACTCAGTATTCTTGTTTTATTGGTTTATGGCTTGTGGGCAGCTAGCTGAGACCAGGAACACCAGAGGCCCTCCTTGTATTTCCCTCTCCCTTATCAGGTAATTCCACACTTGGCAGGTCGCATACCTGGAAGCAGCATGTTGACCAGATAGGAGTAGGATGCAGTGGGTATACCAGGAAAACCCAGCTCTTCCCACTAACACTGGTACCGTAGTTTACTCTGCTAGAACTGATAGGGAGGTAATGAACTTGGTCCCCACTACCTAGCCCAAGAACCAGCCTGGGTACCCATATACCATTaggagcagggaggggagagCAGGATAGGGGAAAAAGATGGCCCTCATCAAGGAGCTCTTGTGGTGGAGGATATAAGGAAGCCCTGAGGCTGCCATTCTTTCTCCAGGCAGCCTTGATACTGAAGGCAATGATGTTAGAGCCATAAAGCACTGTATTTCTCATACTCTTGGTATAATACTAGTGCCACTGTGTGATGCTTTAGTCAAATAAATGGAGGGGCCATTAGAGAGGGTAGGAAGGCAATGAAACCACTCTGAATTATGTAAAGATCTTGCTACTTTTTATGGCCTAATAGGAAGAAATCCAGGCAGGGGTTATAGGGCATCAGCTGTTGAATGAATCTTCAACATTATGCTTTTAAGGATTACGTAGAAGAGGTCTCCTACCTATTCCTTTTAGCACCTTGGCTGCAAAGCTCCAGAGGAAGATTTGGGGGAAAGAGTGAGCCTGTGACCAGGAAGACAGAGCCCAGCCCTGCTATAGTCCAGTTGCTCTCCCACAGGGCACCTGGAGCTTAGGGGGTTAGGATATTTCAGTGCTACCTATCATATGTAGAATAAAGGGTGGTTCAGATAGAGACAAGTGAAATTAATATGGCAGAAATTCATGTGTTAAGTGGAACTTCTTAGTGGGCACTTCATTTAAGAGAGCTAAAAAAGAGCTCTTTGGCTAGATAAGCCCTTCCCATCTCACTTTTGGTCAGGCTGCaaccacagaaaagaaaacattgaaaacaaCACCCATCTTATGAGATGAGATGCTATCTTGGAGATGAGGTCTAAAACTAGGACTGGTGAGTGGTTGTGTTTCTGCCTTTCCTAGCTTTGATCCCACTATTCCCTGTCTTTgtactccctctcctcctctttccaACCGCCCCCATTTGTATAAATATtcaatctagttttttttttttaaattcaagagGCAATCTTTGCACCAATGTTAGGCTTGTTTATACAGTCCCTGTCTCTAAAGCAAATAGCAAACTGTGCATCCTCTCCTACTGACTTTGGCCAGCAGGGAAACAAGCTTGGTCTCTTCTCTGCCAGGGTACCACAGGAATACACGCCAGGGTAACCTGCGTGTGATGCCAGTACTTCTGAAACTAAGAACAGAAGAATACTTTGGGTTGGAGAATTTAAAGGAATGGTGGACAAAGGTTCAGGGCTGAAGTTTCAAGCAGCAGAATTTCCCGACTTAAATTTGAGGTGACCAAGAGTATTCCCGCCAGCAGAgtgcttctttcttctctttgctgtTTCCTACAGGTACAGTCCCTGGAACCCACCTTGCCagccttttccttcttctccatcAAGGCAGAGGCatttggtgggtggggagggtccTGAGGTGCTCTGGCCACAGTTGCCATCTGTGTCTCCTACTTGTGACCAAAGTGAACCACGGAGGTGTGGTCCAGGGGAATCTCTATCTTCTGCCCATGGGCCTCCTCACTTCAGCAGGGAGATGTCATCAGCAAAGTCATCATGCTGCTGGCGCAGGCAGCGGAGGCAGCGCCACTGACACACCATGAGGCAGAGTGGCAGCATGAAGAGGGCGCAGATGGCAGCCATGACATAGGCTATGGTCATGAGGGTTGACTCGTCTGTCTGTGGAATGTTGTAGCCACAGTCTTCCATGTCCGAGGTGACAAAAGGGCCTTCCACCGCTGCTGTCCTGAACTCATCGTGCACTGGGGAGAAGGCAAATGTGAATGGACAGTTCTCATTGTCATAGAGCAGTTTGGGTTATATAATAAAAAGAACTTCCTGATAGTGAGGCCTTGAAATTAGCCCATGCAGAAGCTATCTAATCTCCTTCCCAGGAGATACTTAGGAGCAGGCCGGGAAGCCAGCACCAGGTAGAGGCCTGTCTcccctcccaagtcactgggagcAGCAGCCCTTCCCTGTATACCCAGCCGGTAGGAGTGATAACTAAAAGTCAGTACTGAGTTGACCAAAAGCCACCCCCTTGACCAAAAGCCACACCTAGTAAACTTAACTTTCTGCTGCTGAAATCCAACTACAAAACCCTGCCACCTTTCTGAAGTAGCATTCAGCCTCACCATGTGGCAGCTGACAGGGTCACTGTAGACTCAGTCTGCTACCCTTGCATCAAGAGCTTCCCAAGGTACCCAGGTAGCTCTTGCTGCTCTGGGTTTCCAACAGAGGTTACCAATCCAGGCAGTGGTCATTATGGCAGGCAGTACAAAAAAAAGACGAGCATTGACACTAGCTTTTGCACAATTGTTGACTTGGGTTTGAGGCAACTGTTACTACCCTCCCCTAAACTGACAGGGCCCAGGTATACTAACTGTTGTTTGACAAGGAAAATATGGAGAGTCTGACCCCAAACCCTCAGCCCTGGCACTCTCACCATGGCAAGCGCTGACAGCAAAGCCAATTCGTTTTCGGGCCCGATCAAAGACAACGTAGAAGCCCTCCATGATAACAGCTCCCATAACAGTGCCCGTGGATGACTGTGAGATGGCAAACTTGTAACAGTCGTCTTGGGACGTGGCCACATCTTCCACTGGCCGCAGGTATTGCTAGGGGTAAGCAATCACAGGGTGAGTGTCTTCCTCACTCTCCTTCACCCCATCTCTGCCTTCTAGGCATCTATGCCCTTCcctttaccatccctgagctctAACGGGTTTTCTAAGACCCCTTTACTGCTGGACACTACTCATCTGTTCtgtcttccaagttttggcaagcCATACCTGCTCACTGTCTCCCAGTGCGTGCTTTTAAGAGAGATCCCCCTGACTCAGGCTGGGACATACCTGCGGAAGGATGGTGATGCGGAAGGACTGGTTGGTAACCTCACCCATTAGGTAGAGTGAGATGACTGGGAAAATGTTCCAAGGGGTGGTGCCTGCTTGCCAGCACACCAGCTGCTCTCCTAGCCAGAAACCATCAGGGAACTTCTCCGTCTGTGTTGGCAAGAAGGGGTAACAATGAGGAAAAGCCTCTTTACCATCTCGCACCTCCCATGTTCAGATACATTAACTGGGCCCTTCATTTGCTTTTCCAGTGAAATATCCAAAGTGGGGAGGGGTAAACCAACCAGAGGATTATAGGAAGAGAGTGGGAGTGCGATGTCAAACTTTTGTACCGGGGGATTGTGTGATGAGCAAAGTGACAGCCATAAAGGGGaagcgttttgttttttttgaaacagagtctcactctgttgcccaggctggagtgcagtggcacgatcatggctcactgcaacctccacctcctgagttaggtgattctcctgtctcagccccccgagtagctaggattacaggtgattacacccagctaatttttgtactttcagtagagatgggatttcaccatgttggtcaggctggtcttgaactcctgacctagtgatctgcccaccttggcctcccaaagtgctgggattacaggcgtgagccaccacgcctgactaggGGAAAAGTGTTTTAAGAGCTCTGAGTTAGAAGGGTCTAAGTGCAGACATCTTGGCTACTGCTGAAGAATGTGACTCTTACCGCCTCCCTCTGACACTGTACCATCTCTTTTACCCCCATCCTTAGTCCACTCACGGAGGAGGCTGCCTTGATGGATTTGACTGCAGCTTCAAACACTTTCTTGGGCAAACGAAGGTTGGTGGTGCCACTGTCCACAATGCTCTTGTCATAGTTGTACtaagagggaaaagagagagttAGAAGAGTCAAAAGGTTTTTGATGCTGGGCTCTGGGCAGTAGGGGGTTACTGCTGGGGCCCCGGCTGTGTTGGCATCTTGGCTTTGGCACCTCCTAAATGTACCTGCTTGGACAAGttaacctctgtgcctcagtttcttcatctctaaagtgAGGATAAAAATAGCACTTACTTAAAagggttattgtaaggattaaataaatcaGCAATTTAAAGCACTTAGAATCATGCCCAGCAGATAGAAGGCACTTGGTAGATGTTTATTCTTGTTATCTTGGGTGGGCAGGCAGTCTccaaacttgaaaataaaaataccttgTGTAgtgcttttaactttttctttttcttttttttgagacggagtctcgctctgtcacccaggctggagtgcagtggcgcaatctcggctcactgcaagctccgcctcccgggttcacaccattctcctgcctcagcctctccgagtagctgggactacaggcgcccaccaccacgcccggctaattttttgtattttttttagtagagacggggtttcaccgtggtctcgatcttctgacctcgtgacctcgtgatccggccgcctcggcctcccaaagtgctgggattacaagcgtgagccaccgcgcctggcccaactttttctttttcttttttttgtgtagctgtgtcacccaggctggagtacagtggcgtgatcttggctcactctaacctctgcctcctgggttcaaaccattttgcctcagcctcccaagtagctgggactacaggcgcctgccaccacgcctggctatttttagtagaaatggggtttcaccatgttgaccaggctggtctcaaattcctgacctcaaatgatctgcctccgccttggcctcccaaagtgctgggattacagccacgccCGGCTGCTTTTAACTTTTCTTAGTACATTTATATCTATTCTAATTTAACATACATAAAAATCTAGGGAAGGAAGACATAAATGATTTAGTTACCTTTTATTGAGTACTGCCAACCACAGAGATAAACACTTTACACATTATCTCTGATATTCTGAGAAAGTTGTTTTTACctgttttgcagataaggaaactgaaacacagaatAGTAACTGGCCTAAAGGTACAAAGCTAGTAGAAATCAGAGCTAGATTCAGATCTGGGTCTTCCGGACTCCAAAGACAAGACTCTTCATTCTGTcaccctgtctcacaaaagacTTGCCCACGGCTATGAAGCAAGGCAGTGACTAGAGTCCAGACATCAGAACTagttgcatgttttttttttttcactaccaGTCCCTAGGCCCCAAACCTCAGATCCTGCTGTGTGACCATTAAGCCCCTGACTGTTCTAGGCTCAACTTCCAGCCCTTTCTGCAGGTCCTATTACctctgcctcatcttcccaacaTCATAACCAGAGACTTCCTTCACATTGTACTGCCTACCCACTTACGTTCCCTGGGTCTCCCTTGGTTTTATTACCTCCTTGCAGTCCATTTTCAGATCCTGTCCATTGATCTCCACCCGCACAATGATCACCTCGTAATACCACTCCCGCCGGATGGGTGTATACCAGAGACTGCCTGTGTACAGCGAGTGGTCGATACCTCCAATGatctagggaaaaaaagagacaggtACCCGTGTCCTGGCACAGAAGGAGAGTGAGTCCCCCAAGGACCAAGCAATAAGATCCATGATTTCTTGGGGTGGCAAGGTCTTCTACAGGCTACCTTTTTCATCTTCCTGCTTCTAAATAAATCATGCCCAAAGtgatttctagtttcttaaatGTGTTCAGGAGAAAAGGCTTTCCaggatttttaattatttgtttcagAATCATACAGCCCTTGATATAAAGTTATTTAAATCTAAACTGCcacaataaatgttgaatgaatggttGTTTATAttataagttttattttctctgcctATTGGAGAACCATTCACCATTGttctaattaattaataaatagacAAACTTCTTATATCTCTGCCTTCTGACCATCAAACTGAATAATTTTAATTCAACAGgtcttattttcatttcctttgaaattttcCTAATTGCCTTCCTTTCCAAGTTTACCATAGGTGCCTTGATTCCTTTCTGGAATAacgcaaagaagaaaagaatggaaaaataaagtgaGGGTAGGGAATATAAAGAGGTTCCTCCTGATTCTAAGTATCGGAGCCAAAACTGTGGTGTAGCTTTCAGGGAGTGGGGAGGATGACACCCATCTCTCCCTCAATGCCAGGACCTCCCTTCTCTGAGCACCTACTCACCATGCTCCCTCCGACAGAGGCCAGCACTTCAGACTGGTTGAGGGGGAAGCCAGCACCACAAAGCTGCAGGGAGAAGAGGTTGGGAACGTGGGTCTGCTTTACCAGAGAGTCGAAGAAAGGCTCCAGGGAGTCGTCAGGCTTTGGCAGAAAGAGACAAGGAGTGAGTCCTCATACGGACCTAAAGACAGAGGCCAGCTTCCTGTCTAAACTGGAAGGCAAATTTGAAGGCTTGGGGGATGCTCCTTGGGAAAGACCATCTTAAGGCACTGAGATTTGGCAGAGGAAGGGTTAGCAGGAGCCCTGGCAATGCAAACAGGACAGTATTGATGGGTTCACAGATtcatagatcttttttttttttttttttttttgagacagagtattgctcttgttgcccaagctggagtgcaatggcgcgatctccgctcactgcaaccttcacctcctgggttcaagtgattctcgtgcctcagcctcctgagtagctgggattacaggcatgcaccaacatgcccggctaatttctgtgttttcagtagagatggggtttcaccatgttggtcaggctggtcttgaacttctgacctcaggtgatccgctcgcctcggcctcccaaagtgctgggattacaggcgtgagccaccacgcctggccaggttcATATATCTTTGATCCCCCTATGCCTAACCAGCTTCAGATTTATGGGGGCCTTTATTAAAGATCTtagagtggccgggcgcagtggctcatgcctgtgatccagcacttgggaaggctgaggtgagcggatcacctgcggtcaggagttcgagaccagcctggctaacatgatgaaaccccatttctactaaaaatagaaaaaattagctgggcgtcatggtgggcacctataatcccagctactcgggaggctgaggcaggaaaatcgcttgaacccaggaggcggaggttgcagtgagccgagattgcgccattgcactccagcttgggcaacaagagtgaaactccgtctcaaaaaaaaaaaaaaaaaaaaaaaaaagatcttaagaGTACATAGAAACCACAGCCTATTCTTGTACCTATCACAGCTTCTGTTACTATGGTTCTGCCCTCTATAGGGCTAAAATTTAGACTGCCACCCTATACCCCTGTTAAATAATCCTTAAACTGATTGTTGCCCTCCTTCCACTaattccccttctctctcctaattccttctctgtgtagtGTGCCATGTGTGCAGTGTGCATACAGTGTGTAGGGCCAAGCCCTGTTCCTCTCACCCTGGCAATCTCAGCATAGGCCAGCCCCAGGATGCCTTCCCAGTTGGAGCCGTTGATGAAGAACTTGTCTGATTCAGTGATGGCAGCAATGTTGGCACGCACAGTGACGTTGGGGCCATGGGGGATGCTTACCAGGTCGGT
The nucleotide sequence above comes from Symphalangus syndactylus isolate Jambi chromosome 3, NHGRI_mSymSyn1-v2.1_pri, whole genome shotgun sequence. Encoded proteins:
- the BACE1 gene encoding beta-secretase 1 isoform X3, encoding MAQALPWLLLWMGAGVLPAHGTQHGIRLPLRSGLGGAPLGLRLPRETDEEPEEPGRRGSFVEMVDNLRGKSGQGYYVEMTVGSPPQTLNILVDTGSSNFAVGAAPHPFLHRYYQRQLSSTYRDLRKGVYVPYTQGKWEGELGTDLPDDSLEPFFDSLVKQTHVPNLFSLQLCGAGFPLNQSEVLASVGGSMIIGGIDHSLYTGSLWYTPIRREWYYEVIIVRVEINGQDLKMDCKEYNYDKSIVDSGTTNLRLPKKVFEAAVKSIKAASSTEKFPDGFWLGEQLVCWQAGTTPWNIFPVISLYLMGEVTNQSFRITILPQQYLRPVEDVATSQDDCYKFAISQSSTGTVMGAVIMEGFYVVFDRARKRIGFAVSACHVHDEFRTAAVEGPFVTSDMEDCGYNIPQTDESTLMTIAYVMAAICALFMLPLCLMVCQWRCLRCLRQQHDDFADDISLLK
- the BACE1 gene encoding beta-secretase 1 isoform X7, which gives rise to MIIGGIDHSLYTGSLWYTPIRREWYYEVIIVRVEINGQDLKMDCKEYNYDKSIVDSGTTNLRLPKKVFEAAVKSIKAASSTEKFPDGFWLGEQLVCWQAGTTPWNIFPVISLYLMGEVTNQSFRITILPQQYLRPVEDVATSQDDCYKFAISQSSTGTVMGAVIMEGFYVVFDRARKRIGFAVSACHVHDEFRTAAVEGPFVTSDMEDCGYNIPQTDESTLMTIAYVMAAICALFMLPLCLMVCQWRCLRCLRQQHDDFADDISLLK
- the BACE1 gene encoding beta-secretase 1 isoform X6 yields the protein MVPFIYSQAHFTLCSGWSSTYRDLRKGVYVPYTQGKWEGELGTDLVSIPHGPNVTVRANIAAITESDKFFINGSNWEGILGLAYAEIARLCGAGFPLNQSEVLASVGGSMIIGGIDHSLYTGSLWYTPIRREWYYEVIIVRVEINGQDLKMDCKEYNYDKSIVDSGTTNLRLPKKVFEAAVKSIKAASSTEKFPDGFWLGEQLVCWQAGTTPWNIFPVISLYLMGEVTNQSFRITILPQQYLRPVEDVATSQDDCYKFAISQSSTGTVMGAVIMEGFYVVFDRARKRIGFAVSACHVHDEFRTAAVEGPFVTSDMEDCGYNIPQTDESTLMTIAYVMAAICALFMLPLCLMVCQWRCLRCLRQQHDDFADDISLLK
- the BACE1 gene encoding beta-secretase 1 isoform X5 encodes the protein MVPFIYSQAHFTLCSGWSSTYRDLRKGVYVPYTQGKWEGELGTDLVSIPHGPNVTVRANIAAITESDKFFINGSNWEGILGLAYAEIARPDDSLEPFFDSLVKQTHVPNLFSLQLCGAGFPLNQSEVLASVGGSMIIGGIDHSLYTGSLWYTPIRREWYYEVIIVRVEINGQDLKMDCKEYNYDKSIVDSGTTNLRLPKKVFEAAVKSIKAASSTEKFPDGFWLGEQLVCWQAGTTPWNIFPVISLYLMGEVTNQSFRITILPQQYLRPVEDVATSQDDCYKFAISQSSTGTVMGAVIMEGFYVVFDRARKRIGFAVSACHVHDEFRTAAVEGPFVTSDMEDCGYNIPQTDESTLMTIAYVMAAICALFMLPLCLMVCQWRCLRCLRQQHDDFADDISLLK
- the BACE1 gene encoding beta-secretase 1 isoform X2, whose amino-acid sequence is MAQALPWLLLWMGAGVLPAHGTQHGIRLPLRSGLGGAPLGLRLPRETDEEPEEPGRRGSFVEMVDNLRGKSGQGYYVEMTVGSPPQTLNILVDTGSSNFAVGAAPHPFLHRYYQRQLSSTYRDLRKGVYVPYTQGKWEGELGTDLVSIPHGPNVTVRANIAAITESDKFFINGSNWEGILGLAYAEIARLCGAGFPLNQSEVLASVGGSMIIGGIDHSLYTGSLWYTPIRREWYYEVIIVRVEINGQDLKMDCKEYNYDKSIVDSGTTNLRLPKKVFEAAVKSIKAASSTEKFPDGFWLGEQLVCWQAGTTPWNIFPVISLYLMGEVTNQSFRITILPQQYLRPVEDVATSQDDCYKFAISQSSTGTVMGAVIMEGFYVVFDRARKRIGFAVSACHVHDEFRTAAVEGPFVTSDMEDCGYNIPQTDESTLMTIAYVMAAICALFMLPLCLMVCQWRCLRCLRQQHDDFADDISLLK
- the BACE1 gene encoding beta-secretase 1 isoform X1, whose translation is MAQALPWLLLWMGAGVLPAHGTQHGIRLPLRSGLGGAPLGLRLPRETDEEPEEPGRRGSFVEMVDNLRGKSGQGYYVEMTVGSPPQTLNILVDTGSSNFAVGAAPHPFLHRYYQRQLSSTYRDLRKGVYVPYTQGKWEGELGTDLVSIPHGPNVTVRANIAAITESDKFFINGSNWEGILGLAYAEIARPDDSLEPFFDSLVKQTHVPNLFSLQLCGAGFPLNQSEVLASVGGSMIIGGIDHSLYTGSLWYTPIRREWYYEVIIVRVEINGQDLKMDCKEYNYDKSIVDSGTTNLRLPKKVFEAAVKSIKAASSTEKFPDGFWLGEQLVCWQAGTTPWNIFPVISLYLMGEVTNQSFRITILPQQYLRPVEDVATSQDDCYKFAISQSSTGTVMGAVIMEGFYVVFDRARKRIGFAVSACHVHDEFRTAAVEGPFVTSDMEDCGYNIPQTDESTLMTIAYVMAAICALFMLPLCLMVCQWRCLRCLRQQHDDFADDISLLK
- the BACE1 gene encoding beta-secretase 1 isoform X4, which translates into the protein MAQALPWLLLWMGAGVLPAHGTQHGIRLPLRSGLGGAPLGLRLPRETDEEPEEPGRRGSFVEMVDNLRGKSGQGYYVEMTVGSPPQTLNILVDTGSSNFAVGAAPHPFLHRYYQRQLSSTYRDLRKGVYVPYTQGKWEGELGTDLLCGAGFPLNQSEVLASVGGSMIIGGIDHSLYTGSLWYTPIRREWYYEVIIVRVEINGQDLKMDCKEYNYDKSIVDSGTTNLRLPKKVFEAAVKSIKAASSTEKFPDGFWLGEQLVCWQAGTTPWNIFPVISLYLMGEVTNQSFRITILPQQYLRPVEDVATSQDDCYKFAISQSSTGTVMGAVIMEGFYVVFDRARKRIGFAVSACHVHDEFRTAAVEGPFVTSDMEDCGYNIPQTDESTLMTIAYVMAAICALFMLPLCLMVCQWRCLRCLRQQHDDFADDISLLK